The DNA window TTTCTAAGCTTAGCAAGCTCTACTCCTAGCTCCGCGTTACGGTCCCTAAGCTCAATATTCTCGTTTTGGAGCTTCTTCACTTGTGCCACTAGCTTGTGGACCGAGGGCTCCGGCGATTTAACTTCGTCTTCTTGGAATTGGCTGGGCGCCCTTATAATTGGAGGGGGCGTTAAATAACACTTCACCTTCATAGGTGGAGGGCTAAGGGACTCTgctgccccctccttctccgatgCCATCAAAGGCCAGAGCAATCCTTTTCCATACCCACCGCTAGGAGTTCGCACTCCCCGGATGCAAAAGCGATCCTCCTTAGGGGTTGATGGAGTGGCGGTGGGTGTGGTGTACTTGTGGAGCACCTCATCCCCTACCTTGGTATAAAGGGTGCCCACATAACACTCGGCGGGAGGTGGAGTAGCCTTCTCGTCGTCTTGGAAGAGACGCCTCACCTTTAATAGGCCGAGCTCACCCGTTGCCGGCCGTCGCGCAGACGAATCCCCCCGGGCTTTTGTCTTTGTGACATGGCGAGGGAAGAGGGATCGCGCTGCCGAACGGGGGGCCGATCGGGGCCAAGAGGGgatcggccgaacccctggttcgACCGAACTAGGGAGCTTGCCGATTGGCTCCAAAATTGCAGGGGACCCTGGCACGACTGTGAGGGGTTGAGCCCACACATCATTCACCCCTTCCATTGTGTATTCTTCCACCAGAATGAGTTGGTTCACCGGTGTAGGTTCTCCTTCAAGATTGTAGGTGTTGTTTGAGGAAGAGCAAATGTATGGCATCAAAGATTTGTCAGCCATTGGTGAGTTGAGGGTGGAAATCAAGGAATTGAGCTAGGATGGAGAGGAGAGTTGCAAAGATGGAGaacaggaggaagaagggtgcaCTGAGCTCTGATCCGATCGATCTCTGAATGCGCATCACAACGGACTACAAATGAGCGGGGAGACCACTATTTGAAAATGGGGTCGATCAGGCGTCACCCTGATTCGGGCGAACCGTGGTGGGTCCGGCTGGCCTCCACTTTTCTTCCTAGGCCCACACAATCCTATACTAAGCACAAAAATGACAACTTTACAGGAATTCAAGCATGCTTCAGTTGAGATCATTATGGTTCATAATCGGTTAATTCAATAATATCCACTTCTTCATCCAAAGTTTCATTTGGCTCAAGGAAAATCTTTAAACTTTGACCGTCTACCTTAAATATGTTACCTGAAACATAGCGGAGTGTGATTGCCCTGTGCGAAGTGGTGTCGATGACGtcaaacggtccttcccatttactGCGCAATTTTCCATGGCCGAAAAGCTTAACCTTGGAGTTGAACATCAACACTTTGTCTCCaggcttgaatttcttgatttttatccttttatcATGCCAGCGCTTCATTCTTTCTTTGTATATCTTAGCATTGTGATAcgccttctctctccattcttCAAGTTCAGCAATCTGCATTTTCCTCCATTCTCCTGCTCCTTCAAAGTCCATGCTCCAATTCCTGATGGCCCAGTACGCTCGGTGCTAAAGTTCTATAGGGAGTCAGCACGACTTCCCGTAGACTATTTGATAGGGGGACATTCCAATGGGTGGCTTGTATGCTGTCCGGTATGCCCACAGTGTGTCTGGCAATTTCTCCTTCCATCCTGTTTCCATTTTGTTGACCGTCTTttgcagaatattcttgatttgcTTATTTGATGTTTCTGCTTGACCGCTGGTCTGTGGATGGTAAGGTGTGGCCACGTTGTGTTTGGCTCCCATGTCTCATAGGAGGTCTCGGAAGGTTTTGTCAATGAAGTGCGAACCTCCATCACTTATGACCATCCTTGGGGTACCAAGCCTTGTGAAGATGATTTCTGTGAACATCTTCTTGGCATGCTTCGCATCCGCGGCGCTGCACGGCATAGCCTCaacccacttggagacatagtcgACTGCCACTAGAATGTACTTGCGGTTACGGGACTTAGGAAAAGGCCCCATAAATTCAACACCCCAAACATCAAATATCTCGACTTGTAAATTGTATGTGAGGGGCATTGCATCATGagcagtgattcctccttgcctctgGCAACTTGGGCATCTTCTGACAAATTCTTTTGAGTCTTCCTACATCGTCGGCTAGAAGAAACCACTTGCCAAATCTTGGCCTGGGTGCGGAATGCACCGTAGTGGCCACCATAAGGCGAGGCATGGCATCGTTCTATGATCTTAAGTCGCTCTTCCGTCGGCACACATCTTCTTAGTAGGCCATCAGAGCAGACCCTATACAAGTATGGCTCATCCCATATATGACGCTGGCTCTCATATTTCAACTTTCTTTGATTTTCCCCTGTCGGTATGTACTTTGATACCATGTAGTTTACTATGTTGGCATACCACGGGTTGGAGTCGCGTACCGTCATCAGCATGTCATCTATCGGGAAATCATTTATTGGTTGTTCTTGAGTGTCAGTAATTTGCAGCCTAGACAAATGATCCGCTAcggaattttctactccctttttatccttAATTTCTAAGTCAAACTCTTGGAGCAACAAAATCCATCTTAAGAGATGTggtttagcatctttcttagtgagcaGGTATTTTAGAGCAGCATGATCAGTGTAAATTATCACCTCAGCTCCCACCAAGTAAGACCTAAACTTGtcgatagcaaaaacaaccgTGAGTAGCACTTTTTCAGTAGTTGCATAATTCAACTGAACTCCGGTTTGAATTTTGCTAGCATAACAGATTGCGTGATCCTTTTTATCCTTGGTTTGGCCCAAGATAGCACCAGCAGCGAAACCGCTCgcatcacataattttgaagGGTAGAGTCCAATCAGAAGGCTGAATGATTGGAGTAGAGAGGAGTGCCTTTTGAGAATTTCAAAGGACTTTAGGCATGCGTCGTCGAACTCAAACGGAGCGTCCTTAGCAAGCAGGTTGGTTAGAGGCCGGGCGATTGTAGAGTAGTActtgatgaaccttctataaaagccgTCATGTCCCAAGAAGATGCGGATCCCCTTGATGTTTGCAGGAGGAGGAAGTTGATCAATCACATCGATTTTATCACGATCAACTTCAATTCCTCACTTGGACACCCGATGACCAAGAACAATCCCTTCGCGGACCATGAAATGGCATTTTTCCCAATTGAGTACAAGGTCCTTTTCTTGTCGTCATTGTAAGACTTTGTCCAAATTCTGCAGACGGTGGCTGAAGGTCTTTCCATAGACAGATATGTCATCCTTGAAGACTTCCATAATGTATTTGATAATGTCCAAAAAAATGGACATCATACATCTTTGAAACGATGCGGGAGCGTTGCACAGTCCGAAGGACATCCTACAATGAGCATAGGTACCGTACGGACATGTGAACGTAGTCTTACTTTGGTCCTCCGAATGGATAGGAATTTGATGGTACTCGGAATATCCTTGggcggtcccttgtttcttggtcctcTAAGAAGCAAAATTCCATTGCCTTATCCACCGCTGAAGCCGAATATGTTGCCGCCGGTTCTTGTTGTGCCCAACTCTTTTGGATGAGACAAACCCTATAAGTCTTTGGCTACAACTTCACCAagatcccactcctatgtgataATGAGAGTGCCATCAAAATAGCCAACAATCCTGTCCAA is part of the Oryza glaberrima chromosome 4, OglaRS2, whole genome shotgun sequence genome and encodes:
- the LOC127770777 gene encoding LOW QUALITY PROTEIN: uncharacterized protein LOC127770777 (The sequence of the model RefSeq protein was modified relative to this genomic sequence to represent the inferred CDS: substituted 2 bases at 2 genomic stop codons); amino-acid sequence: MGAKHNVATPYHPQTSGQAETSNKQIKNILQKTVNKMETGWKEKLPDTLWAYRTAYKPPIGMSPYQIVYGKSCXLPIELXHRAYWAIRNWSMDFEGAGEWRKMQIAELEEWREKAYHNAKIYKERMKRWHDKRIKIKKFKPGDKVLMFNSKVKLFGHGKLRSKWEGPFDVIDTTSHRAITLRYVSGNIFKVDGQSLKIFLEPNETLDEEVDIIELTDYEP